Proteins from a genomic interval of uncultured Methanocorpusculum sp.:
- the mcrD gene encoding methyl-coenzyme M reductase operon protein D produces MTESTYPQLRIVPTRFLNPETTEILLEKIYTIDGIRRLVLNGPNLPATVPYGPARGTVNDNSLRRVIKVCGEDYLLHVQVGAILLELEDASVIPLVKAACDEVFADKFPYGITEGTYMRSNMTTTDYAKYGIVDDKRILGMSDPKSKQRPIILQGTK; encoded by the coding sequence ATGACAGAATCAACATACCCACAACTAAGAATCGTCCCCACGAGATTCCTGAATCCGGAGACCACCGAGATTCTTCTCGAAAAAATCTACACAATAGATGGGATACGCCGCCTTGTGCTCAATGGCCCAAACCTTCCGGCTACCGTACCTTATGGTCCGGCCAGAGGCACGGTCAATGATAACTCGCTCCGGCGTGTCATAAAAGTCTGCGGTGAAGATTATCTTCTCCACGTTCAGGTCGGTGCAATTCTTCTTGAATTGGAAGATGCTTCTGTGATTCCGCTTGTCAAGGCGGCATGCGATGAGGTCTTCGCTGACAAATTCCCGTATGGAATCACCGAAGGTACCTACATGCGGTCGAACATGACGACCACCGACTATGCCAAATACGGTATTGTCGATGATAAACGAATTCTCGGAATGAGCGATCCAAAAAGCAAGCAGCGCCCTATCATCCTTCAGGGAACTAAATAA
- the mcrC gene encoding methyl-coenzyme M reductase I operon protein C, whose protein sequence is MPLGRVTQLVDCRQSMGMGKGGSLAQRGTISECKNPDVIIVGMSPGRRHITKPVCDITSALRQQGIEYSVSTLVLNAGSGVPPDADIGGVSLGSNFGILDREIEQIERHKVAVLHHGNIRSHVVHKSRKILQECNVNAVVVCQAPVDYEDLAKAGVKTAYVMPKPDDIRTKGTVMGLVTGITRGQTPSRVAMSDVIHEVLRIIKSTN, encoded by the coding sequence ATGCCTCTTGGTCGTGTAACACAACTCGTCGATTGCAGACAGAGTATGGGTATGGGTAAGGGGGGATCTCTTGCTCAGAGGGGAACCATCTCTGAATGTAAAAATCCTGATGTCATCATCGTGGGCATGTCTCCAGGACGGAGGCATATCACAAAACCTGTCTGCGATATTACGTCAGCACTGCGGCAGCAGGGGATCGAATACAGCGTAAGTACCTTGGTGCTGAACGCAGGCAGCGGCGTCCCGCCTGATGCGGATATCGGCGGGGTATCACTCGGCTCAAATTTCGGAATTCTCGATCGCGAGATAGAACAGATAGAACGCCATAAAGTGGCTGTTCTTCACCACGGTAACATACGGTCTCATGTGGTCCACAAATCAAGGAAGATCCTGCAGGAATGCAACGTAAATGCCGTTGTTGTCTGCCAGGCTCCTGTTGATTATGAGGATCTTGCAAAAGCCGGAGTTAAGACCGCGTACGTCATGCCAAAACCAGACGATATTCGGACCAAAGGCACAGTAATGGGACTTGTTACCGGCATCACCCGGGGACAGACGCCAAGTCGTGTGGCCATGTCAGATGTCATTCATGAAGTACTCAGAATAATCAAATCTACAAATTAG
- the mcrB gene encoding coenzyme-B sulfoethylthiotransferase subunit beta — translation MAKYKDVIDLYDDNGKLLKSNVALEKISPLVNPAIKKIIDDTKRTVAVNLGGMQDALKTGKIGKHQQILGRELNLDIVGNIDAIEAKIKEYVSVEAGDDTMIKRYNGGKLLLVKVPSARIAAAATYDAALTSVAAATTYAVVEQFNVDMFNANTVKAAAFGTYPVTMDLAGGACSMIMSIPQNNESLGYALRNIPANQSVMITHRNAMQGAALTSVFEQAGEFEMGSAIGPFERAQLLLLAYQGLNANNIVYDLVKENGQTGTVGTVVQSLVERAIEDKVITQGAAAKGGYFKPYETKDPMLWNAYTSAGTLAATMVNCGAGRFAQAVSSTLLYFNDLIEHETGLPGSDFGRTMGVAVGFSFFSHSIYGGGGPGIFNGNHVVTRHAAGVGMPCIVAACALDAGTQMFSPEGTAKIYGETFGQIDEFAHPLQAIAKAV, via the coding sequence ATGGCAAAATACAAAGATGTAATCGACCTTTACGACGACAACGGCAAACTCTTAAAGAGCAATGTCGCACTCGAAAAGATCAGCCCGCTGGTTAACCCGGCAATTAAGAAAATCATCGACGACACCAAGAGGACCGTTGCGGTCAACCTTGGAGGCATGCAGGATGCATTAAAGACCGGTAAGATCGGTAAGCACCAGCAGATTCTCGGTCGTGAACTCAACCTCGATATCGTCGGCAACATTGACGCAATCGAAGCAAAAATCAAAGAGTACGTCTCTGTTGAAGCAGGCGACGACACGATGATTAAACGTTACAACGGCGGAAAACTTCTGTTAGTGAAGGTCCCCTCAGCACGTATTGCAGCAGCAGCAACCTACGATGCAGCCCTCACCTCTGTAGCAGCAGCAACCACCTATGCAGTTGTCGAGCAGTTCAACGTTGACATGTTCAACGCAAACACCGTCAAAGCAGCAGCATTCGGTACTTACCCGGTCACCATGGATCTCGCAGGCGGAGCATGTTCTATGATCATGTCCATCCCCCAGAACAACGAGTCTCTCGGATACGCACTTCGTAACATCCCGGCCAACCAGTCTGTGATGATCACTCACCGTAATGCAATGCAGGGTGCAGCACTTACTTCTGTTTTTGAACAGGCAGGAGAGTTCGAAATGGGCAGTGCAATCGGTCCGTTCGAGCGTGCACAGCTCTTACTTCTCGCATACCAGGGTCTGAACGCAAACAACATCGTCTACGACCTTGTAAAAGAGAACGGTCAGACCGGTACTGTTGGTACTGTTGTCCAGTCCTTAGTCGAGCGTGCGATCGAAGACAAAGTCATCACCCAGGGTGCAGCAGCTAAAGGCGGATACTTCAAGCCCTACGAAACCAAAGACCCAATGCTTTGGAATGCATATACCTCTGCAGGAACTCTTGCAGCAACCATGGTCAACTGTGGTGCCGGACGTTTCGCTCAGGCAGTATCATCAACCTTACTGTACTTCAACGACCTTATCGAACACGAAACCGGACTTCCAGGCTCTGACTTCGGAAGAACGATGGGTGTTGCGGTCGGTTTCTCCTTCTTCAGCCACTCCATCTATGGTGGCGGAGGACCGGGTATCTTCAACGGAAACCACGTCGTTACCCGTCACGCAGCAGGTGTTGGTATGCCCTGTATCGTTGCAGCTTGTGCACTTGATGCAGGAACTCAGATGTTCTCCCCGGAAGGAACCGCCAAGATCTATGGTGAGACCTTCGGTCAGATCGACGAGTTTGCCCACCCGCTCCAGGCAATTGCAAAAGCAGTTTAA